Below is a window of Nicotiana tabacum cultivar K326 chromosome 19, ASM71507v2, whole genome shotgun sequence DNA.
CCTCAACTAACTAATATTCATTTTTACTATAAATAGTATCAATTAACATGGCATTACATAAGCAATTAGCAAAAATATTAGAGCATCACTTAGTTAATCAAAGATAATTTACCAGGCCATGGCTACAAATTTCCCTAAGTGTCTTTTCCTTTGGATTTTTGCAGCTTTTTGCTCGTATTTGGTTAGATTTTCCTCTTGCCAACCAAGCGGTTATTCACAAGCTGTTGCAACCTTTTATGAAAATCCTACTAGTCCTGGGAGTGGTAATGTCTTGAATTTTCGTTTGTTTCTACTCTTCTTTTTCATAAGACTTATGTACTAGACCTATaagattaaattaaattaaatatgcTTTAGATTTCAAATATAACTTTGAAGGTAAATCTTAATGGTTCAGTTATTGGCTATCTGAATTTCACTTTGTTAGTAAGGGTATGATTTGCTCTTGTAATTATTCCCTTAACAATTTCTTCTTCACTTCCcctacataataataataaaaaacataCGAATAGAATTTTGTAGGCAAATGTTCACCAAAATGGCTTGATCAATATAGTCTTGATTTTACATACTTTATTAATGATTCTAGGGCTAAATGATTAAAAAACAtaaattattcttattattctattCTAGGTGGAGCATGTGGGCTCGAAAATGACGTAGCAAGCACTCCCTACAATGCAATGATCACGGCGGGAAATCAAGCTCTTTTTAAGCAAGGCTCTGGATGTGGTGCATGCTACCAGGTAAACATATTTTATGTGGCGAAGCCACACAAAATGAATGAAATTCAACCAAGAACGTTATATAACATAAATTgggtaaaacaaaattaaaatatataaaattttaaatctCCTTTAAGAAAAAATATAGGTACAAATTCTAAATGTAATATTTTTAGATCTCTTCGAATCCACTTGACAAAATTTCTGATTCTCGACTGATTTTATAAATCTATAATTTTAGAATAAACACACCTTATTTTGCATGAGATGACAAGGAATAAAActctaaaagaaaagagagaatgtGCATGAATATTTTAGTttcatgtataaatgcatgacaTCTCTATAATGTTGGCATTGCTTTTCAGGTGTTGTGCACTCAAGACCAAAATCCACATTGTTCGGAAAATCCAATAACACTAACCCTTACAGATGAGTGCCCAGGAGCATGCAATAATGATCCGGTTCACTTCGATATAAGTGGAATTGCCTTTGAAAAATTGGCGAAGTCTGGTGAAGCTTCACAATTATATAATGCAGGAAGAATCTCGATTTTTTACCAAAGGTGAGTTGTTCtacaaaaactaaaaattacTTCATTTATTCCATCTTATTCGTACGTTTTATATAAgaagcaataaattgattttttcctcttattttcctTATGAGGAACACCGCTAAtggattaatttattttatttttattggacCTTACAGGATAGCATGTGATTACAACACAAATATCTTATTTAAGGTGGACAAAGGCTCCAATCCTAATTTCTTTGCAGTTACATCTGAAGCAGTAGATGGAGATGGTGACCTTTCTTTGGTTGAAATCCAAACAAGCAATTCGAGTTGGGTACCAATGCAACGAATGATTGGGGCAACTTGGAGTGTTGGCATACAACCAGACACACAGAAACCTCCTTTTTCCCTCAGACTTACTTCAGAAACAAAGCAGAGTGTCACTGCCCTGAATGTCATTCCAGACGGTTGGCAACCAAGATCAGTTTACAAATCAAATGTTAATTTCCCAAATAACCTATAGGGTGAAAGTACTAAAGAAGGGAACAATACGAGGGTACGATGTAGATTGTTGAATACCATTTATTTACCTACCCTATCAAGTAtaattaataaagtaaaaataccttctttaatttattttgaaTATGCGACTAATTCTATTTCATGCCTTTTCTTTAATTTGAGCTCTctctaataaaataaaaaatggctGCTACCTTTGTTGTAATTACTCTTTTTCATAGAAAAATGACGAGTTAGTTCTTTATGTTTGCGACAAAGAAGCACTTTTGGTCCAACAGGTCGAGAATTCCTGGATCCACATGGCCAGAGATAAACTAACTTTGACGATATAATCTCTTAATTAAATTATTCCCTAGACTATTAACATTTCCCTAGGTGCAAAACATGTACATGGTAGATaatgttttttctttttataaacatgtatttctttgtggtaattagaaaagaaaagaaaacgtaAGCTTGAAATTTTTCTTCAGAAAATAAAGGTCTTCTAATAATTTGATGACTATttaccataatttttttttttaactgtATGGAGTAGTTAATAAATGCTACTACTACTATAGCAGTAGAATAGTACTAACATTAAAGAAAGTGTGTATTCTCAACACACAATTTTCATTGACCAAAGAAAAAGGAGATTAGGCCTTTCTTGGGCCTCTTAGAACTGGAACGCATGGAAAAAACACAAAAGTAGCTCTCGACACGACTCCAAAACAGACTTGCTCTACATTCCAAGTCTTCACGGTCGTTCTCAGTAAATATTATGTAAAATCAAATTATGTAATTCTCTAAATTGACCAATAACCTAAGGCAGATCCCCATATCCTTTATACCCTATGGAACACGTGTCACGACTCCAATTTTCCATCTTTGGATATCACGATGATACTTAGTCTCTGAGACTAGGTGGTCATAACACATGCTGATTTAATAACAGAATTGAAttatttaatcatttatcataaactattaaatgacatacatagccgcaagtggccaatagttatacattttCCAAAACCGATAGTATGGAGTCATAAGCACTACtaaaacacactagaatttctaaacaAAATACTGTTTTGAATTATAATTTAACAGTAGTataatgaagtaagatggtgactcagaggcctgcgaacgtcaaccaggtataccttgaagtctcccgcGGCGCAGACGTAACTCTCAACAACACAAtcagaatacctggatctgcataaaaatatgcagaagcgtagcataagtacaccacatcggtacccagtaagtatcaagtctaacctcggtagagcagtgatgaggtcaggtcaagacacctactagacatagaaacatgttcaagatatacataagctaacaatggaaagaacataTATGTAACACCAACAACGAAAAATttattgatttacaaccaacaatgaagtaatagaaacataaatggcagcaagtagtaaatgagtaataaagaaacaacataatcagAACACCAATGAGATGTAACTGAACTCAAATAAGAAAAAACggatgacaactcaaataatcaaatcgctcccaacgcatggacttacaacaagaattactcCGAAGCATCACACCTCATAAACCACAAGTCATGGACCACAATTTCCAAATCttacacatatggcacctcgtgcccacaataacaatTACCTTCGCAGGGCAAAGtccacgtgctaccatgtactttGCAACCGTGACAAATATCAATTTAGATGAACGAGAGATACATTTAAATAccataaaatataataacaatcttgaataaaataaagtaaaataatataccATTTATACGAAACATTGTATAGGATGCGTTTAatttagaaatcaataaaattgagtaaaaatatcatttttaaacaaagcaaaatattagttaaattaacgaattaaatatagaattttatTAAGGAAAAATACGATAACAATTTTAAGTAGGGTAAACATCTAACAGGGTGATGAGGCACCAagtgagataacgagttctatcttaagaggcaCATGGACTAAAATatgttaataattattttatttaaatcattatgtgtcacgacccggaatcccaacctcggggtcgtgatggcgcctaacatccactttCTAGGCAAGTCGATGTGAGATAGTTAATTAGTCAAATTTTAACAGTTTAAAACAAAGTGATGTTAATTAATAGGAGATATCAACTCATTCTAATACAACACCAGCATAAGTCATGTAATAACATCTACTCCCAAAGATCCGGAGTCACGAGTATACGAGCTACTAGAAGTTCTACAAACAGAGTTTGAAATAAATACAGTTGTTTCAAATGAAATGAATAGTAAAAGAGGGAAgaggaaggggactccaaggtctacgaacaccagcagatctacctcaaaatctccgtAAGCAATAATCTGGGCTAGTGTACCTCACGTACagctgggaccagtaccaaaatctgcacaagaagtgcatagtgtagtatgagtacaaccgacccaatgcactccgtaagtgtcgagcctaacttcgacgagctagtgacgaggctatgacaggacactcaCGTAATTAAACCTGTACAAACATAGATATATGtaccaaacaacaacaaaatagagatttaatatgtattgttgggaggggacatgcaaaaGAGTGACGAGATACGATAActacaacagaaatgacaacacaagacagtcaaataaatcatcaaccaaGGAGGACATATAACATACGATATGAGAATGAcagggcatcacccttcgtgcttttactctcatccttaccatgaaatgatgtcATAAGAGAAATGaaattcgtgcttttactctcgagCTCACCATGTAACAGTGAATAACTGATATagattggcacgacatcacccttcgtgctttaacactctcccttaccatgtcaTAATGAACATACAAAATCGAGAGATAAATAATGCAAGTGATATACTTTACGTCAATTACGATTCCAAGATACCAAACCTCAACTTTTAACATACTCAACCATTACTAATTAATCCATAAATACGGAAAGAATAATCAAATAAGTAATAATCTAATCTAAGCATGAATGTCATAATTAAAAGGCAATAAATCACAAGGAAACAAGTTCTACCCGCATGCTTTAATCCCAACAACAACACATAAGTACTcctcacctcacatatacgttgtacccacacattaaacacataataaataggcaaaCAAGCCATAACTCCTctagtcaaggttaaccacgacacttacctcgctctgcaaCCAATTCAAGGTTCAACTAcggccttgcctttcgaacaagcctccgaaccaactaaatctagcaaattatcaaccaaacaatttaaaataggccttagaaactacccatgaatgaaagaggttcaatttagatcatttttgaaaaagtcaacctctcgggcccgcttggtcaaaacccgaggttcggaccaaaacctgatcacCCATTCACTCCGAGCCCGATTATGCAATTCAAttccaaatccgacctcaattcgaggtctaaattctaattttataaaaattcctaattctacccaaatccctaatttctaccataaaattcttagatttaaggttgaaatcttatggaatataaTGGGTAATTATAATAAAGTAGAttagagtcacttaccaatgaattgagGAAGAAAAGCCCTTGGAAACATtgcctctagggtgtttagggtaGAGAATTTGAGAGAATGAGCTAAAATCCCATTTTCTCAGCTTTTGACGAGgcgtagatgtcgcaattgcgacctggcgaaccccgcaaatgcaaaaaagtcttcgcaaatgcaaaggtttCACACCTCTGTTGCCATCGAAAATGCGAACAATTTGTTCTCAATTGCGAACATGAtactatcgcaaatgcgatagaaATCTCGCAAATATGAGAATCCCAGTCCcagcccatgctcgcaaatgcgaagtgtccttcgcaaaagcgaggctcgcatttgcgaagtctgcaGTCCAGCAacttggataattgttggcatttatttaatcatctatttgctatgcctcaaatcacatttattgaatttatttttatatgacaatttgatgtaattattacttgtaaatttatgtgaattctgtgagtttgatggtttgatatttcttgaattttttttatgcaattaattaattaagcaagcttaagaagaagtgttaatatagTTATCAAAATTTGAATTAATGAAGGCGTTACCCTATGCTGATTATTTtatatctctgttgattgtttttaaGGTTTTATATACATTATGTGGAGCCTTGGACCAATTGTTGTGATATTAATTGATtcgttatatctttggaattggttgtggccattgggcaaattgtgttatgaattgatttttgttatgttacCGTGATAATATTCGGTGTAAattgttgagttattattttgaggatataagggtggcatttcactgttgatattatgtgggtataaaggtggcatttcactgttgttatgtgtgttggggttttgtctgggcagagcgataagggtggctataagagagataagagtgactataggagagataagggtggctgtagtagcgataagggtggctattgatattgttaggGTGGAGGGATAATGAatgctattataggagtgataagggtggctataggggagataagggtggctattattagggatgatatatgatgatgtggagtggttgcattggtgatttttatgtgacgttgtgatttttcttgtgttaatttttataccttgtgcaatttgtcttgttgttggtaaattgataatagtctcatttatgttgaaattgggagcctgtggctattgccaggcagattatgaaaggaaatgtgggcacgaggtgccgtgagtaaataatgatgatattggcacgtgaattgtccgtgcagttgagatatgaaatgtgggcacgaagtGTCAGGAAAAATCtgatggttttattattggcacgtgaactgtccatgcagatgtgatatgaaaagtgagcacgaggtgccgggaaaatatgatgatttaattatgggcacgaagtgccgtgaaaatatgaaagtgggttgagactcgtattttatgatttttaaatgagggtcacatgatgacttttattcgaaagatatttatttgagaaaattatattttttctagagatttattgaaagaattatatttgaagaatatttatttgaggaaattatatgtgaaagatatttatttgaaggacttgatttaattgggtgtacttgtatttactatttgttgagcaatattaatggtgttcttgttgccctgctgtgcatatcactgattgatttgtgttgcccttattgttatttgtttcctattattttgtatattatattgcacatgttattagactagtgagtgtcttgactgtacctcgtctctactccactgaggttagtcttgatacttactgggtatcgaccgtggtgtactcatactacacttttacacatttttatgcagtgccaggtattgaagatatcggactcggacacaGTTAGAGTGGGatcacaaggattcaaggtagagctgcttggtcgtcgcagttcattggagtcttttcattttttttcgtactgttaattattattcaaacagtattgagtattcgatccttgagatcatttcatgtattcagttagagttcgtgactcattattaccagttttgggaagcttgttatatttgtaattatttccgctgataGTTTTGACACTAGTATTTAATTATatgttaaaaaaagaagaagcttgaattgtaattaaaatcggcttacttagtcttagatactaagtgtcatcacgacgtctgtggtgagattttgggtcgtgacatcttcaGTTTCTACGGCCTCTCTCAGAAGTCTCTGTTCTTGCTGGTGCTGTAGCTATCTTCTAATTTTTCCCTTATTGCCTTCTCTATGTACtcatccttttttttttggtcttCTTTTGAGTTCTCATCATGTTTCTTAATTTTTGTAATCCAATGGCACCTGTGAGTTAAATTTGCAAGTGTGATTGAAAGAAAAGAGCAGATAATGAGAGCAATTACATTTGCTTTAGACTCCGTTTTGAAAAGTATTCTCTCCCGATCTGGTTAGACTCCTAATTTTGCAACTTCGTAGCTGTTGTGTGCAAAATCTAAGGGTATGATTGAGATCAGTAGATGGAAATTAgctctataatttttctaattacGTAATGGGTTCCATACTTAATTTAGTTGCGGATCTCTGAAAATAGATAGATGATTTACTATGGCTTGTGGTGGCTTATGCTTATGTTGGTTTCATATCCTTTTAATTAGTGGCCGTCAAAAGTGTTCTTTTTTGCAAAAGCAATTTCAACATATATAGTATGAGGATGATGACAGTGATATAAATCTCGATACTGATGAGATGTTCAGAGAAGACAAGCGAAGTTTAGTAAAAGTTCCAATTAAATCGTTCACTGGCTTAATTTCTTTTTCGACTAACCTGCTTTGCGACAATCCTCTTTAATTTAGTGCTTTGTTGGTTACTTTGTTGGGTATGTTAAATTCCCTTTCATAATTTCTTCTTTTAGGTATACTCAGAAGGATATCAAACATATTACTAATTATTATCCACTTAAAAGTTCTTTTGGTCATTCATATTGGATTTTGAGAAGGGTACTTTTAGAAGCTTCGGCATTATATTTGCCATCCAGATGTTTTTGTTGTACTCCATTTATTTGAAGTAAGATTTACCTTTCATTTTTGTGAGCACTGACAATTGATCATCACGTACAGTTGTTTTTTGTGAAGAACTGTTAAGAAGAAGATTAAACACAACA
It encodes the following:
- the LOC142173788 gene encoding expansin-B6-like; translated protein: MATNFPKCLFLWIFAAFCSYLVRFSSCQPSGYSQAVATFYENPTSPGSGGACGLENDVASTPYNAMITAGNQALFKQGSGCGACYQVLCTQDQNPHCSENPITLTLTDECPGACNNDPVHFDISGIAFEKLAKSGEASQLYNAGRISIFYQRIACDYNTNILFKVDKGSNPNFFAVTSEAVDGDGDLSLVEIQTSNSSWVPMQRMIGATWSVGIQPDTQKPPFSLRLTSETKQSVTALNVIPDGWQPRSVYKSNVNFPNNL